The proteins below are encoded in one region of Sminthopsis crassicaudata isolate SCR6 chromosome 1, ASM4859323v1, whole genome shotgun sequence:
- the LOC141551894 gene encoding uncharacterized protein LOC141551894: protein MDPDQKDQVGTRKRRRIHRGRGERRRNGKNRTQRAKRREGRRETQMRMNQIACMLLGLSSLIGGVKSEERNMIADLSSFQMVTWRHQPIPLATLGNVSFLEGIGEYKESKIWKEHFKKLTFITRDVPLCLTYNLKISSCIMLEPFRIKQSSLKTSDLNDLTSEMIVEMLAVPHVEHEIEDKVESPLPPCTLVMNSPLFSPLSTGVFRKGPFLPEVNISFWNGETDEAPVLVAPTPIVEGHIQNHLWKIGLTLAITNISVIINVPLHEHPTELLVLPHRVWKKDFGERFGSLLGKNTTCFKHSRVNQIQTCFPFKGRVQSFDGTAFLLCLIASVERVNDT from the coding sequence atggatcCCGATCAGAAGGACCAGGTTGGTACGAGAAAAAGAAGACGAATCCATCGGggcagaggagaaaggaggagaaatggaaaaaaccgAACCCAACgagcaaagagaagagaaggaagacgaGAAACTCAAATGCGAATGAATCAAATTGCATGCATGTTGTTAGGATTAAGTAGCCTGATAGGAGGGGTGAAGAGTGAGGAGAGAAATATGATTGCAGATTTGTCTAGTTTTCAAATGGTCACTTGGCGTCATCAGCCTATACCATTAGCCACAttaggaaatgtttcctttttggaAGGGATAGGGGAgtacaaagaatcaaaaatatgGAAGGAACATTTTAAGAAGCTCACTTTCATTACTCGGGATGTCCCTTTATGCCTGACATATAACTTAAAGATAAGTTCATGCATTATGCTGGAACCTTTTAGAATTAAGCAATCATCCCTCAAAACGAGCGACCTAAATGACTTGACTAGCGAGATGATAGTTGAAATGTTGGCTGTTCCCCACGTGGAACATGAGATAGAAGATAAAGTTGAAAGTCCCCTTCCCCCTTGTACCCTGGTTATGAACTCGcctttattttcacctttgtccACGGGCGTGTTTCGTAAAGGGCCCTTTTTGCCAGAAGTTAATATCAGCTTTTGGAATGGGGAGACAGATGAGGCACCGGTACTGGTTGCACCAACACCCATAGTGGAAGGGCATATTCAGAATCACCTATGGAAGATAGGTCTGACACTAGCAATTACGAATATTTCAGTTATAATTAATGTTCCTCTACATGAACATCCTACCGAACTGCTGGTGCTGCCGCATAGAGTTTGGAAGAAGGATTTTGGAGAAAGGTTTGGAAGTTTACTAGGGAAAAATACTACCTGCTTTAAACACTCTAGGGTTAATCAGATTCAGACTTGCTTCCCTTTTAAAGGTAGAGTTCAGTCATTTGACGGTACAGCCTTTTTATTATGTTTGATAGCGTCAGTTGAGCGAGTCAATGATACCTAG